The region GAAGCCAGCAGCCTACATCGGCGTGCGCGCGCGGCCGTGGGGACGGTTTGCGGCAGAGATCCGGGACTCCAcgcggggcggcgcgcgggtgtGGTTAGGCACGTTCGCCACGGCCGAGGCCGCCGCCATGGCCTACGACCAGGCGGCGCTCTCCTCGCGGGGCGCGGCCACGGCGCTCAACTTCCCCGTGGAGCGCGTCAAGGAGTCACTCTACGCCCTCGGCGCCACGGCCACAGGCATGGGTGGATCACCCGTTTTGGCGCTCAAACGCCGCCACTCCAAGAGAAAGAGGCGCAGCAAGGCCGAGATAGCCAACGACGCGGCGACATGCACGAGGAGGAGGAGCAAAACGATGGCCACGCAGGAGCGGTTCATCGTGGAGCTGGAGGACCTCGGCGTCGACTACCTGGATGAGCTTCTGAGGATCACGTGTAACACTACTTAGTTACTAGTCCCTCCGTCCCGAGGTAGCAGTACGTACTGAGTACGTCGGTTGTAGGTTTGCAGCTAGCTTTGAGGCGGTGCCATTTCAAATTGGAGCACATGGGTTTTGTGCAGTTAATTGGTGAACTAATTACACGTGATAAACGCCCAACTTTTCAAAGTCAATAGCCCCAAAAGGCCGAAAGATATGTACAAACAACCCTACAAGGCTATAACACTTTGCACGAAGCAAGCAAACAAACTGATAGAAAATCAAAGTGCAACTTGACGACAACCTACAAACTTGGGCATCGTAGAATAAAGAGATACAAGTACAAAGCAGCACCCAACCCACTTTAAAGTTGATCTCGCTGACGCCTGCTTGCTTCAGGGAAACAAGACACCAAGCCTTGCTTAGTTGACGAGCATTCCTTCAGAGCCTCGTAATGGTCACTTGTGGTGGCTGAGAGCGTGCCACTTGGCGTGCTTTGAGCCGCTGCAACGTGTCGCGTTATGGGTGCTTTCATCAGATTTTGTTTTTTATACGCGTTTTCGGCTTAatagatgatttttttttcaatttttcggTTTTTCATCGGTTTTCTTAGCCTTTCGACACAAAACTTGATTTGTTTGCACGAAAAAATacgttttttttctttcacgagaggcatgATTTTGCTTCGGTGcgaggcacaaccgtgcctcttgaaAACGGAAAAATAAACGCGTTTTCACTTTTTTTCTTCGGTTAGTGGCACAGCCGTGCCTTTTGGAAacagaaaaaaaatgtgttttctttttttttcgtgagaggcacgtttttgcttctgcgagaggcatggtcgtgcctgtcggaaacgaaaaaaacacattttctcttttttcttcttccgccgtgcctctcggaaacgaaaaagttttttttcctttcatgagaggcacgctcgtgcctctcggaaaataaaaaaaacttatttttttcttccgtgagaggcactgCCGTgcttcttggaaacgaaaaaaacatgttttttctttTTGTGAGAGGCAcgtttttgcttccgcgagaggcccgCTCTCAGAAtgaaaaaaaacacattttctctttttctttctccgcgagt is a window of Triticum dicoccoides isolate Atlit2015 ecotype Zavitan chromosome 2B, WEW_v2.0, whole genome shotgun sequence DNA encoding:
- the LOC119366903 gene encoding ethylene-responsive transcription factor 15-like; amino-acid sequence: MDNHGDMCYYSGVGMGAAADPSCSSTSYSSLDSFPSDLSSGETIEEERRRPKKPAAYIGVRARPWGRFAAEIRDSTRGGARVWLGTFATAEAAAMAYDQAALSSRGAATALNFPVERVKESLYALGATATGMGGSPVLALKRRHSKRKRRSKAEIANDAATCTRRRSKTMATQERFIVELEDLGVDYLDELLRITCNTT